From a single Arachis hypogaea cultivar Tifrunner chromosome 3, arahy.Tifrunner.gnm2.J5K5, whole genome shotgun sequence genomic region:
- the LOC140183503 gene encoding uncharacterized protein gives MVITIILANANLHRTLVDQGSSTDILFKSTFDKLGLQEKELRAYPNSLFGLRDALIQPLRYIPLHTTFGKETRSRTLSIDYIVVNVNSSYNALIGQTALNQLAAVVSTPHLYMKFPTTKGIATIKGDQKLARCYYNESLNLKGDPRGKETNTIELGRIRAREELRPQEHRGYIPETDEQSFRQSP, from the coding sequence atggtcattaccatcatactcGCGAATGCCAATCTTCACCGAAcgttggtagaccaaggaagctctacagatatcctgttcaaatccACCTTTGACAAGCTTGGCCTACAAGAGAAAGAGCTCAGAGCTTATCCAAATAGCTTGTTCGGACTCAGAGACGCCCTAATCCAACCACTTAGGTACATCCCACTGCACACAACATTTGGAAAAGAAACACGGTCTAGAACGTtgagcatagactacatcgtagtcaatGTGAACTCCTCATACAACGCCCTTATAGGTCAGACAGCGTTAAATCAGCTCGCCGCGGTGGTCTCCACTCCACACCTAtacatgaagttcccaactacaaAAGGGATCGCTACCATAAAGGGGGACCAAAAACTCGCGCGATGCtattacaatgaaagtctgaaccttaaaggcgACCCCAGAGGAAAGGAAACCAATACTATAGAACTTGGGAGAATCCGAGCTCGTGAGGAACTCCGCCCTCAAGAACACAGGGGCTACATACCAGAGACTGATGAACAAAGTTTTCGCCAATCACCTTAG